The following are encoded in a window of Desulfolucanica intricata genomic DNA:
- a CDS encoding transporter substrate-binding domain-containing protein, with protein sequence MKGLRRTRYLCILVLIMGLALLAAGCGGYTEPEETANYRTADDLKGKIVGTQLGSSGETACNKIEGLKDLKLYERYPDAFNDLKNGRLDVLVVDEVTARHFINQSEEQFEVVGEKLNNEPFGIGIRKEDTDLKAAIDQALLEMQEDGTMKNISEKWFGEDIVNIKADSKPNINQDQNLNTLQQIKEKGVLVAGLDDTFAPMGYRDKDNNLIGFDIDMGEELAKRLGVKMEWQPTDWNGVILSLKSKKFDVVISGMSITPERQKEINFSTPYLDAGLVMVVSK encoded by the coding sequence TTGAAAGGTTTGAGAAGGACAAGGTATCTATGCATTTTAGTACTGATTATGGGATTGGCCTTACTGGCCGCCGGCTGTGGGGGATACACCGAACCTGAAGAAACAGCCAACTACCGGACTGCAGACGATTTAAAAGGAAAAATTGTAGGCACTCAATTGGGAAGCTCAGGCGAAACTGCTTGTAATAAAATTGAGGGCTTGAAAGATTTAAAACTTTATGAACGCTACCCTGATGCTTTTAACGATTTAAAAAACGGTAGACTGGATGTTTTAGTAGTTGACGAAGTAACTGCTCGTCATTTTATTAATCAGTCTGAAGAGCAGTTTGAAGTTGTAGGAGAAAAATTAAATAATGAGCCCTTTGGAATCGGTATTCGTAAAGAAGACACTGATTTAAAAGCAGCTATTGATCAGGCCCTGCTAGAAATGCAAGAAGACGGAACCATGAAAAATATCTCTGAAAAGTGGTTTGGTGAAGACATTGTCAATATTAAGGCAGATAGTAAGCCAAACATAAATCAAGATCAAAACCTTAATACATTACAACAAATTAAGGAAAAGGGAGTTCTTGTGGCAGGTTTGGATGATACCTTTGCACCGATGGGTTATAGGGATAAAGATAATAATTTGATAGGCTTTGATATTGACATGGGTGAAGAATTAGCTAAGCGCCTCGGTGTTAAAATGGAATGGCAGCCCACCGACTGGAACGGTGTAATATTATCCCTTAAGTCAAAAAAATTTGATGTAGTTATATCCGGCATGAGCATTACTCCGGAACGCCAGAAGGAAATTAATTTCTCGACTCCGTATCTTGATGCCGGTTTGGTTATGGTTGTAAGCAAGTAA
- the spoIIGA gene encoding sigma-E processing peptidase SpoIIGA has product MPTYVVYIDEVILGNLVMNYAILWLAARFCQIKTARWRLVIGAGLGSLYSLVLFFPQLNSLLSISFKFLISVLMVTFAYAPLPLKRFLKALSYFYLCSFVLGGVVFGCIYFLRNETGFTMNNFSKLVRDNFWYGVVLALLVAWLIGKGAVLARRRISQETYKIPLSVIFLGNSVEVSALIDTGNSLMDPLTQHPVVIIEYEAVKNLLPPEIQSLYQNGKTVDFNLIYQTLSGKEWANLFQVIPFHSLGSSNGLMLGFRPDEIITGQKQRVSQVVIGIYPGQLDVHASYRALLHPLVLDEYAA; this is encoded by the coding sequence ATGCCTACATATGTTGTTTATATCGATGAGGTAATCTTAGGAAATCTAGTTATGAATTATGCTATTCTTTGGTTGGCGGCTCGTTTTTGTCAGATAAAAACTGCCAGGTGGCGCTTAGTTATAGGGGCAGGCTTGGGTAGTTTGTATTCACTGGTGCTGTTTTTCCCTCAGTTAAATAGTTTACTGTCCATTAGCTTTAAGTTTTTAATATCTGTTCTAATGGTAACTTTCGCCTATGCTCCGTTACCATTAAAACGTTTTTTAAAGGCCCTGAGTTATTTCTACTTATGTTCCTTTGTTTTAGGCGGAGTAGTATTTGGGTGTATTTATTTTTTACGTAATGAAACCGGGTTTACGATGAATAACTTCAGTAAACTTGTGAGGGATAATTTTTGGTATGGAGTAGTATTAGCTTTATTAGTAGCCTGGCTAATTGGGAAGGGAGCTGTCCTGGCGCGCCGGAGAATATCCCAAGAAACCTATAAAATACCCTTGTCTGTAATTTTTTTGGGTAACTCAGTTGAAGTAAGTGCACTAATAGATACAGGCAACAGCCTTATGGATCCGCTGACCCAACACCCTGTAGTCATTATTGAATACGAAGCTGTAAAAAACTTACTGCCACCGGAAATTCAAAGTTTATATCAAAATGGGAAAACGGTTGATTTTAATTTAATTTATCAAACTTTGTCCGGCAAAGAGTGGGCCAACCTTTTTCAGGTAATACCGTTTCACTCCCTGGGTAGTTCCAACGGTTTAATGCTGGGTTTTCGCCCCGATGAAATTATTACTGGCCAAAAACAACGAGTCAGTCAGGTTGTAATAGGTATCTATCCGGGACAGCTGGATGTCCATGCATCTTACCGTGCTCTATTACACCCTCTGGTGCTGGATGAATATGCAGCGTAA
- the sigE gene encoding RNA polymerase sporulation sigma factor SigE gives MQRKKISKNIEERRERLLQIIWPKKLLIHLWIARLVRLFISHSEVYYVGSSEALPPPLSTDEESILINKLETGDGAVRSVLIERNLRLVVYIARKFENTGISIEDLVSIGTIGLIKAVNTFDPSKKIKLATYASRCIENEILMYLRRNNKTRSEVSFDEPLNIDWDGNELLLSDVLGTENDIIYKYIEEEVDRKLLYLALQKLTGRERKIMELRFGLNEGAEKTQKEVADMLGISQSYISRLEKRIIKRLKREIHRME, from the coding sequence ATGCAGCGTAAAAAAATATCTAAAAATATCGAGGAGAGGAGGGAGAGGCTTTTGCAAATAATATGGCCCAAAAAACTGCTGATTCATCTTTGGATAGCACGTTTGGTTCGTCTATTTATATCTCATTCGGAGGTTTATTATGTTGGTAGCAGTGAAGCACTTCCGCCGCCTTTATCCACCGATGAAGAATCTATTTTAATTAATAAGTTAGAAACCGGCGACGGGGCTGTACGAAGTGTGCTTATTGAGCGTAACCTTCGACTAGTGGTATATATTGCACGAAAATTTGAAAATACCGGTATAAGTATAGAGGATCTTGTATCAATAGGAACAATCGGATTAATTAAAGCAGTAAACACCTTTGATCCTTCTAAGAAAATAAAACTGGCTACCTATGCTTCACGTTGTATAGAAAATGAGATCCTGATGTATTTGCGGCGAAATAATAAAACTCGTTCTGAAGTATCCTTTGATGAACCATTAAACATTGACTGGGATGGGAATGAACTACTGCTTTCAGATGTCCTGGGTACTGAAAATGATATTATTTATAAATACATTGAGGAGGAAGTAGATAGAAAGCTGCTGTATTTGGCTCTGCAAAAACTTACAGGCAGGGAAAGGAAAATAATGGAGCTGCGTTTTGGATTAAATGAAGGAGCTGAAAAAACTCAAAAGGAAGTAGCTGATATGCTGGGCATTTCCCAATCCTATATTTCACGGTTGGAAAAGCGCATTATTAAGCGCTTGAAAAGAGAAATCCATCGGATGGAATAA
- the sigG gene encoding RNA polymerase sporulation sigma factor SigG encodes MLVNKVEICGVNTSKLPVIPNSKMRELFEAMQQGDTSARPQLISGNLRLVLSVIQRFTNRGEYVDDLFQVGCIGLIKAIDNFDLSQNVKFSTYAVPMIIGEIRRYLRDNNPIRVSRSLRDVAYKALQVRDTLVNKYSREPSVNEIARELKMPREEIVFALDAIQEPISLFEPIYHDGGDPIFVMDQISDDKNLDLNWMEGIAIRDALRKLSDREKLILTLRFYDGKTQMEVAEEIGISQAQVSRLEKAALHHMRKHV; translated from the coding sequence GTGCTCGTCAATAAAGTCGAAATCTGTGGTGTCAATACATCAAAACTCCCAGTAATACCTAATAGTAAAATGCGTGAGTTGTTTGAAGCAATGCAGCAAGGAGACACCTCTGCCCGACCTCAGTTAATAAGCGGCAACCTCAGGTTAGTTCTTAGTGTAATCCAGCGCTTTACTAATCGGGGAGAATATGTCGATGACCTCTTTCAAGTGGGCTGTATTGGACTTATAAAGGCTATCGATAACTTTGATCTTTCACAAAACGTAAAGTTCTCAACTTATGCGGTCCCTATGATTATCGGTGAAATCCGGCGCTATTTGCGGGATAACAATCCGATCAGGGTAAGTCGATCCCTACGTGATGTAGCCTATAAGGCACTTCAGGTTCGGGATACTTTGGTGAACAAGTATTCACGGGAACCTTCGGTTAATGAGATAGCCAGAGAACTTAAAATGCCCCGGGAAGAAATTGTTTTTGCCCTGGATGCTATTCAGGAACCAATTTCTCTATTTGAACCGATATACCATGATGGCGGAGACCCAATTTTTGTAATGGATCAAATAAGTGACGATAAAAATCTGGACTTAAACTGGATGGAAGGTATTGCTATTAGGGACGCTTTAAGGAAGTTAAGTGATCGGGAAAAATTAATCTTAACTTTACGTTTCTATGACGGTAAAACTCAAATGGAAGTAGCAGAAGAAATAGGCATTTCACAGGCCCAAGTGTCTCGCCTGGAAAAGGCAGCACTGCATCATATGCGTAAACATGTTTAA
- the spoIIR gene encoding stage II sporulation protein R: MQRKFKVGAMLIAVIALMYVLQWHGQNARVVEAYNADNLIRFHVIANSDTEADQALKLKVRDKVVQAMTPAFSQVDGIEEARLVVLEKKDMIKEIALEEIRNEGKDYPVSVNLGNYMFPTKSYGNLTLPAGKYEAVRVVIGEGNGANWWCVLFPPLCFVDLSADQDGEFRVDEKTGIMDVEDISVQKDLKSGEEIKPSEPQIKVKFKVAEVFEDSVTRVARVLGKHLALKEQE, translated from the coding sequence ATGCAAAGAAAGTTTAAAGTTGGAGCAATGTTAATAGCGGTAATCGCCTTAATGTATGTTTTACAATGGCATGGTCAAAACGCACGGGTGGTGGAGGCATATAATGCTGACAACCTTATACGTTTCCATGTTATTGCCAATAGTGACACTGAAGCAGATCAGGCGTTAAAGCTAAAGGTACGGGACAAGGTAGTTCAGGCCATGACCCCTGCCTTTAGTCAGGTTGATGGTATAGAGGAAGCCCGTTTGGTTGTTCTGGAAAAAAAAGATATGATTAAAGAGATAGCTTTGGAGGAAATCAGGAATGAAGGAAAGGATTACCCTGTAAGTGTCAACCTGGGTAATTATATGTTTCCTACTAAAAGTTACGGAAATTTAACCCTTCCCGCAGGTAAGTATGAGGCAGTTCGGGTGGTTATTGGTGAAGGTAATGGAGCCAACTGGTGGTGTGTATTATTCCCTCCCCTTTGTTTTGTGGATCTGAGCGCGGATCAAGATGGGGAATTTAGGGTGGATGAAAAAACGGGTATAATGGATGTAGAGGATATATCGGTACAAAAGGATTTAAAGTCCGGGGAGGAGATAAAACCCTCTGAACCACAAATTAAGGTTAAGTTTAAGGTAGCGGAAGTTTTTGAAGACTCAGTTACCAGGGTAGCCAGAGTCTTAGGTAAACATCTGGCTTTAAAAGAGCAAGAGTAA
- a CDS encoding YlmC/YmxH family sporulation protein has product MVKISDLKAREIVNIVDGRRLGVIKDIDIDLEEGRISALILPGVQGKILGFFGREEELIIPWDKIKKIGVDVILVELNGFGEYQEESRGLGW; this is encoded by the coding sequence TTGGTTAAAATCTCTGATTTAAAGGCTAGAGAGATTGTTAATATAGTGGACGGTAGAAGGCTTGGTGTTATTAAAGATATTGACATTGACTTAGAAGAAGGCAGGATTAGTGCGCTTATTTTGCCTGGTGTACAGGGTAAAATATTAGGCTTTTTCGGGCGAGAGGAAGAATTAATTATACCCTGGGATAAAATAAAAAAAATCGGGGTGGATGTGATTTTAGTAGAATTAAACGGTTTCGGTGAATATCAGGAGGAATCACGGGGATTGGGTTGGTAA
- the nrdR gene encoding transcriptional regulator NrdR: MRCPFCGILDSRVLDSRPADEGNSIRRRRECGGCGKRFTTYEKVDELPLMVVKKDGGREVFKRSKLLSGVLKACHKRPVSTVRLEGITGEIEKELRNKMDLEIKSEDIGELVMKRLRELDEVAYVRFASVYREFRDVNSFMEEIKKLKK, encoded by the coding sequence ATGCGTTGTCCTTTCTGTGGGATTCTTGACAGTAGAGTTTTAGATTCCCGTCCGGCTGATGAGGGCAACTCCATTCGCCGTAGACGGGAATGTGGGGGATGTGGTAAGCGCTTTACCACATATGAAAAAGTGGACGAGCTTCCTTTAATGGTGGTTAAAAAGGATGGTGGCAGAGAAGTTTTTAAAAGGAGCAAACTTTTATCCGGAGTGCTCAAAGCCTGTCACAAACGTCCGGTATCCACTGTTCGCCTGGAAGGTATTACCGGAGAAATTGAAAAAGAGCTGCGCAACAAAATGGACTTGGAAATAAAAAGCGAAGACATCGGCGAGTTGGTAATGAAACGATTGCGGGAACTTGACGAGGTCGCATATGTTCGTTTTGCCTCAGTTTACCGAGAATTTCGTGATGTTAACAGTTTTATGGAAGAAATTAAAAAACTAAAAAAATAA
- the nrdD gene encoding anaerobic ribonucleoside-triphosphate reductase — translation MFKVIKKRDGREVAFNDAKITDAIFKAARSVGGEDRQLAMELTIEVLKMLKAKYNGHIFGVEEVQDVVEKVLIENGHARTAKAYILYRDRRTRMREAKGELMDAVEEILVETSKENANVSNSPSAKMLQIASAASKKYYLTRLIPEELAQAHIRGDIHIHDLDFYGKTLTCIQIPLKKLLEEGFDNGHGYIRPPQRPNSATALAAIILQSSQNDMHGGQSFAFFDRDIASYVENASEEETYQAMEALIYNLNSMHSRAGAQVPFSSINVGTETSEAGRKVTRNLIMAYEAGLGRGENPIFPNIIFRVKEGINFNPEDPNYDLFKLALRVAAKRLNPSFSFMDSSFNSPYGDQVSYMGCRTRVMSNRHGRAVTDGRGNLSFTTVNLPRVAIKAERNLTKFYRELEDVFDLAARQLYHRYKIQSKLKVKDMPFVMGQGLYMDSQDLKPDDFIEKAIKHGTLAIGFIGLAEALTALTGKHHGESKDAQELGQKIVALMRDKVDQAAEQYDLNYTLLATPAEGLSGRFIKLDRREFGIIPGVTNKEYYTNSFHIPVNYPISIFDKINLEGVYHKYCNAGHISYVELEAPPIHNVEAMEAIVRQMKDSDMGYAAVNFPIDFCTGCNHLGVINEENCPYCGSPNIRRVRRITGYLSTVDRFNESKVCELRDRIVHKF, via the coding sequence TTGTTTAAGGTGATTAAAAAAAGAGATGGGCGGGAAGTAGCTTTTAATGATGCAAAAATCACTGATGCCATTTTTAAGGCAGCCCGCTCAGTGGGCGGAGAGGATCGCCAGTTGGCCATGGAATTGACCATTGAAGTTTTGAAAATGCTCAAGGCGAAATATAACGGTCATATCTTCGGCGTGGAAGAAGTACAGGATGTAGTGGAAAAGGTATTAATTGAAAATGGACATGCCCGTACAGCCAAGGCTTATATTTTGTACAGAGATAGGCGTACCCGTATGCGCGAGGCTAAAGGCGAATTGATGGATGCTGTAGAGGAAATCCTGGTGGAAACAAGTAAGGAAAATGCCAACGTAAGTAACTCCCCATCTGCCAAAATGCTTCAGATTGCCAGTGCTGCAAGTAAAAAATATTATCTCACCCGGTTAATTCCGGAGGAGTTGGCCCAGGCACATATTCGTGGAGATATTCACATTCATGATCTTGACTTCTATGGAAAAACCTTGACCTGTATTCAAATTCCTCTAAAAAAACTATTAGAAGAGGGATTTGACAATGGACACGGGTATATCAGGCCTCCACAGAGGCCTAATTCGGCTACTGCTCTGGCAGCAATTATTTTACAAAGTTCACAGAATGATATGCACGGGGGGCAATCGTTTGCTTTCTTTGACCGTGATATAGCATCCTATGTTGAAAATGCCAGTGAAGAGGAAACATATCAGGCTATGGAAGCATTGATATATAATCTTAATAGCATGCATAGTCGCGCCGGAGCCCAGGTGCCGTTTTCATCGATAAATGTAGGAACCGAGACCTCGGAGGCTGGACGTAAGGTAACTCGCAATTTGATTATGGCTTATGAAGCGGGTTTGGGAAGAGGTGAAAACCCTATTTTCCCTAATATTATTTTCCGAGTTAAAGAAGGTATCAACTTTAACCCGGAGGACCCCAATTATGACTTATTTAAGCTGGCCTTACGGGTCGCTGCTAAAAGGCTTAATCCCAGTTTTAGTTTTATGGATTCATCTTTTAACAGTCCCTATGGTGATCAGGTTAGTTATATGGGGTGCCGGACCCGGGTAATGTCCAACCGGCATGGCCGGGCAGTTACTGACGGGCGGGGAAACCTGTCCTTTACTACCGTAAACTTACCCCGTGTTGCTATAAAAGCAGAGCGGAATTTGACTAAGTTTTACCGGGAGCTGGAGGATGTCTTTGACTTGGCCGCCCGCCAATTGTATCATCGCTATAAGATTCAGTCTAAACTAAAAGTAAAGGACATGCCTTTTGTTATGGGACAGGGCCTGTACATGGATTCCCAAGATTTAAAGCCGGATGATTTTATTGAAAAGGCCATTAAGCATGGTACCCTGGCCATTGGTTTTATCGGACTGGCCGAGGCCCTTACTGCTTTAACCGGGAAACATCATGGTGAAAGCAAGGATGCTCAGGAGCTGGGACAGAAAATTGTAGCATTAATGCGCGATAAGGTAGACCAGGCAGCTGAACAGTATGATTTGAATTATACTTTATTAGCAACTCCTGCTGAGGGGCTTTCCGGCCGCTTTATAAAATTAGACCGTCGGGAGTTTGGAATAATTCCGGGAGTTACTAATAAAGAATATTACACAAACTCTTTTCATATTCCGGTTAATTACCCGATTAGTATTTTTGATAAAATAAACTTGGAAGGGGTTTACCATAAATACTGTAATGCCGGACATATCAGTTATGTTGAATTGGAAGCACCACCGATTCATAATGTTGAGGCCATGGAGGCTATTGTCAGGCAAATGAAGGACAGTGATATGGGGTACGCTGCTGTTAACTTCCCTATAGATTTCTGTACCGGCTGCAACCATCTTGGAGTAATAAATGAAGAAAACTGCCCGTATTGTGGCTCACCCAATATTCGTCGGGTGCGGCGAATTACCGGCTATCTTAGTACTGTAGACCGCTTTAATGAAAGTAAAGTTTGTGAACTGCGTGACCGGATCGTACATAAATTTTAA
- the nrdG gene encoding anaerobic ribonucleoside-triphosphate reductase activating protein: protein MELNSIKIRIAGTVKESVVDGPGLRYVIFTQGCPHHCEGCHNQDTWDPKGGKLIGAHDLLNDIKKARLIRGVTFSGGEPFLQARALARLGREIKNWGLDVITFTGYTWEELLRNNDPGFKALIEISDYLVDGPFMLAERDIGLAFRGSRNQRIIKVRDTLDVGQPVTLNYF, encoded by the coding sequence ATGGAATTGAATTCGATTAAAATTCGTATTGCCGGAACAGTTAAAGAAAGTGTGGTAGACGGCCCGGGTTTGCGTTATGTAATTTTCACTCAAGGCTGTCCCCATCACTGTGAGGGTTGTCATAACCAGGATACTTGGGATCCTAAAGGTGGGAAATTAATAGGAGCACATGACCTGCTGAATGATATCAAAAAGGCCCGGCTGATTAGAGGAGTAACTTTTTCCGGTGGGGAACCTTTTTTACAAGCCCGGGCCCTGGCTCGTTTGGGCAGGGAGATTAAAAATTGGGGTTTGGATGTGATTACCTTCACCGGTTATACATGGGAGGAGTTGCTGAGAAATAATGACCCTGGATTTAAAGCTTTAATAGAGATTTCTGATTATCTGGTGGATGGCCCGTTTATGCTGGCTGAGCGAGACATTGGACTTGCTTTTCGAGGCTCTCGAAATCAGCGTATTATTAAAGTGCGGGATACTTTGGATGTAGGACAGCCGGTAACATTAAATTATTTTTAA
- a CDS encoding BsuPI-related putative proteinase inhibitor, with product MAQYTVRTGDTLYIIARRYNTTVERILELNPSITNPNIISVGQVIVVPDGGVTTPAPSPTGRQNTRVVNGLLYRLSTDRLNYRQGEDITLTFVKCNITNRTITLNYDTSQRYDFAAYRDGREVWRWSRDRVFSQVRGRVTLGPGECRTYRVVWNQLNNQGRQVAADDFEIRAFNVARGFADQAIEQSIRILPRAVPTPTPTPAPQPCPSTNILVNNSFEDWPPNESPTGWQINNVARTNLQYLGRFAAEMGRRPGSQATLSQTVSASARRIYQLEFYARENAGTVSRYQLRAEVFFYNRAGQLVGRADPIISEAAIPNNSYQLYRLTTGITPGTTARAEVRFTFIPAQNNDSRVKIDSVSFFCIR from the coding sequence ATGGCTCAGTATACGGTTAGAACCGGTGATACTTTGTACATCATTGCCCGGCGGTATAATACTACTGTGGAAAGAATATTGGAGTTAAATCCTTCAATTACAAACCCTAATATTATCAGCGTCGGGCAAGTAATTGTTGTTCCTGACGGTGGTGTGACAACGCCGGCACCGTCACCAACCGGACGTCAAAATACAAGGGTTGTGAATGGTTTATTATATAGGTTATCTACTGACAGGCTTAATTATCGGCAGGGTGAGGATATTACTCTAACCTTTGTTAAATGTAATATAACTAACCGGACAATTACATTAAATTACGATACTTCCCAGCGGTATGATTTTGCTGCATACAGGGACGGCAGAGAAGTCTGGCGCTGGTCCCGTGATCGGGTTTTTAGTCAAGTAAGAGGGCGAGTAACCTTAGGACCGGGCGAATGTCGGACCTATAGAGTGGTTTGGAATCAACTGAATAACCAAGGCAGACAGGTAGCGGCGGATGATTTTGAGATTAGGGCCTTTAATGTGGCGAGGGGTTTTGCGGATCAAGCCATTGAACAGTCTATACGGATTTTACCCCGAGCGGTGCCCACTCCGACTCCCACACCTGCTCCACAACCATGCCCAAGTACGAATATACTTGTGAACAATAGTTTTGAAGATTGGCCCCCTAACGAGTCACCGACCGGCTGGCAAATCAATAACGTTGCCCGCACTAATTTGCAATATCTTGGAAGATTCGCTGCAGAAATGGGAAGAAGACCAGGTTCTCAGGCAACTTTATCCCAGACGGTGAGTGCCAGTGCGCGCCGAATTTACCAGTTGGAATTCTACGCCAGAGAAAACGCAGGTACTGTTTCGCGGTATCAATTGCGGGCAGAAGTGTTCTTCTATAATCGGGCCGGGCAATTGGTTGGTCGTGCAGACCCCATTATTTCAGAAGCGGCTATACCCAATAATTCCTATCAACTGTACAGACTCACTACCGGAATAACTCCGGGAACTACTGCTCGGGCAGAAGTCAGATTTACTTTTATACCGGCACAAAATAATGACAGCAGAGTAAAAATAGACAGTGTATCTTTCTTCTGTATTCGCTAA
- a CDS encoding FmdB family zinc ribbon protein — protein MPIYEFKCTGCGHRFEKLCSTGENGEKLSCPECGEKKPQRVFSAFSSPGNSSGKSGCGSCSSSNCSSCH, from the coding sequence ATGCCCATTTATGAGTTTAAATGCACCGGCTGCGGACACCGTTTTGAAAAATTATGCTCTACAGGGGAAAATGGGGAAAAACTAAGCTGCCCGGAGTGCGGAGAAAAAAAACCTCAACGAGTCTTCTCAGCCTTTAGTTCACCCGGTAATAGTAGCGGTAAATCAGGCTGCGGTTCTTGCAGTTCTTCAAACTGCAGCAGTTGTCACTAA
- a CDS encoding MBL fold metallo-hydrolase RNA specificity domain-containing protein: MRIRFLGAAQTVTGSCHLLEIGSKRIMVDCGMFQGSRPIRERNYQSFLVPPNSVDCVLLTHAHIDHSGLLPKLVKHGFSGPIYATQATGDLLEVMLPDSGHIQEVEVERKNRKARRAGKKLIEPIYTVDDAYKTISFVRKVKYNEVFRLDNNITARFLDAGHILGSAILELWIVEGTRQTKLVFTGDLGNLNAPFVNDPAAVEEADYVIMESTYGNRLHKDRENKLELLKEVIHETYQKGGNLVIPAFAVERTQDLLYDLNQLARSGQLPPMKVYIDSPMAVAATNIFKKHPECFDEETRLLIREGFNPLALPGLTFSVTADESKAINEISGGAIILSASGMCDAGRIKHHLKHNLWRPESTILFVGYQASGTKGQRLLAGEKTIRIHGEEIAVRADIRNIDGFSAHADQKGLLNWVRQFKTKPKRIFVVHGEPESSATLAELITKETGIATNVPVWQQEVELTQEEPLTREDIQKAYNAVFEKIQALLDSGSGTGKYAEILNRLNNLENYLSSCSK; the protein is encoded by the coding sequence GTGAGGATACGTTTTCTAGGCGCAGCCCAAACAGTTACCGGATCCTGTCACCTATTGGAAATAGGCAGTAAGCGTATTATGGTGGATTGTGGAATGTTTCAGGGCAGCAGACCGATTAGGGAGCGTAATTACCAGAGCTTTTTGGTCCCACCTAACAGTGTTGATTGTGTATTATTAACTCATGCACATATTGATCACAGCGGCTTACTACCCAAATTGGTTAAGCATGGCTTTAGTGGCCCGATTTATGCTACTCAGGCAACCGGGGATTTATTAGAAGTAATGCTGCCGGACAGCGGACATATCCAAGAGGTTGAGGTTGAGAGGAAGAACAGGAAAGCGCGGCGGGCAGGTAAAAAGCTAATTGAACCAATATATACTGTAGATGATGCCTACAAGACTATTTCTTTTGTTCGGAAAGTTAAATACAATGAAGTATTTCGTCTTGATAATAACATAACTGCCCGTTTTTTGGATGCCGGGCATATTCTTGGATCGGCCATTCTTGAACTATGGATAGTTGAAGGTACTCGTCAAACCAAGCTGGTCTTTACCGGAGATTTGGGCAATTTGAACGCACCTTTTGTAAATGATCCGGCAGCTGTAGAAGAGGCAGACTATGTAATCATGGAATCCACATATGGCAACCGCCTCCATAAAGACCGAGAAAATAAACTGGAACTTTTAAAGGAAGTAATTCACGAAACTTACCAAAAGGGTGGCAACCTGGTTATTCCGGCCTTTGCAGTTGAGCGTACCCAGGATTTATTGTATGATCTTAACCAATTGGCGCGTAGTGGGCAGCTTCCTCCCATGAAAGTATATATTGACAGTCCTATGGCAGTTGCTGCGACGAATATCTTTAAAAAACATCCGGAATGTTTTGATGAGGAAACCAGACTGTTAATCCGGGAAGGATTTAATCCTTTGGCTCTGCCCGGGCTGACTTTTTCTGTAACTGCTGATGAGTCAAAGGCAATTAATGAAATTTCCGGTGGGGCTATTATTCTTTCCGCAAGCGGTATGTGTGATGCAGGAAGAATTAAGCACCATTTAAAGCATAACCTGTGGCGCCCGGAGTCTACGATACTGTTCGTCGGCTACCAGGCTTCCGGTACGAAAGGTCAGCGCCTTTTAGCAGGGGAAAAAACTATTCGTATCCACGGGGAAGAGATTGCTGTGCGGGCGGATATTAGAAATATAGATGGTTTTTCAGCTCATGCCGACCAGAAAGGTCTATTAAACTGGGTCAGACAATTTAAAACCAAGCCTAAGAGAATTTTTGTGGTACACGGAGAGCCGGAATCTTCAGCTACCCTTGCAGAGTTGATTACTAAAGAAACCGGAATTGCAACAAATGTGCCGGTATGGCAGCAAGAAGTAGAATTAACTCAGGAAGAGCCGCTTACCCGAGAGGATATCCAAAAGGCTTATAATGCCGTTTTCGAGAAAATACAGGCCCTCTTGGATAGCGGAAGCGGTACCGGTAAATATGCCGAGATTCTGAATCGGCTTAATAATTTAGAAAATTATTTAAGTAGTTGCAGTAAGTAA